A DNA window from Candidatus Roseilinea sp. contains the following coding sequences:
- a CDS encoding glycosyl transferase produces MLISVVIPNWNGAPHLPVCLNALRRQTLPPLEVILVDNASQDESRRLVAESFPEVKLLALPENRRFAGACNVGIRAASPSAEAIALLNNDTEADPRWLAHVARCFHDHPDAGFVASKLRLFDRRDHLHSAGDFYSVRGVPGNRGVWQLDDGRFDVEYVFGACGAAAVYRRDMLDAIGLLDERFEFSCEDVDLAWRAQLAGYKCAFAHDAIVYHKVSATGGGVINSYYDGRNFIWLLAKDVPGEVIRAHFGAIVGEQLRITWSALRAWRGQAARNRLKGQLAGLLGIPHMLRDRRKVQRARVVSSAALRAILTT; encoded by the coding sequence ATGCTCATCTCCGTGGTCATTCCGAATTGGAATGGCGCGCCTCACCTGCCGGTATGCCTGAATGCGTTGCGCCGACAGACGCTGCCGCCGTTGGAAGTCATCCTGGTGGACAATGCGTCGCAGGACGAGTCGCGCCGCCTTGTGGCCGAGTCCTTCCCCGAGGTGAAGCTGCTGGCGCTGCCGGAGAATCGCCGCTTCGCCGGGGCGTGCAACGTCGGCATCCGTGCAGCCAGCCCTTCGGCCGAGGCGATCGCGCTTCTGAACAACGACACGGAAGCAGATCCGCGCTGGCTGGCGCATGTGGCACGCTGCTTTCACGATCATCCTGATGCTGGCTTTGTGGCCAGCAAGCTGCGCCTATTCGATCGGCGCGACCACCTGCACAGCGCGGGTGATTTCTACTCGGTGCGCGGCGTGCCGGGCAACCGCGGCGTGTGGCAGTTGGATGATGGCCGATTTGACGTCGAATACGTCTTTGGGGCGTGTGGCGCAGCGGCTGTCTATCGCCGCGACATGCTCGACGCGATTGGATTGTTGGATGAGCGGTTCGAGTTCTCATGCGAGGACGTGGACCTGGCCTGGCGAGCGCAGTTAGCCGGCTACAAGTGTGCCTTCGCCCACGATGCCATCGTCTATCACAAAGTCAGTGCGACCGGCGGCGGGGTGATCAACAGCTACTACGATGGCCGCAATTTCATCTGGCTGCTGGCCAAGGACGTGCCGGGCGAGGTGATCCGCGCGCACTTCGGCGCGATCGTCGGTGAACAGTTGCGCATCACCTGGAGCGCGCTGCGGGCCTGGCGGGGGCAAGCAGCGCGCAACCGTCTGAAGGGCCAGCTCGCCGGCCTGCTCGGCATCCCGCACATGTTGCGCGACCGTCGCAAGGTGCAGCGGGCGCGCGTCGTTTCATCCGCGGCGCTGCGCGCGATCTTGACAACTTGA
- the rpoE gene encoding DNA-directed RNA polymerase sigma-70 factor — protein sequence MPTLTSSPTREAEPNALTATQSDHATANPFAAESDQALARRARTDREAFGALYERHVAAIYRYVFYRVGSVEDAEDLTARVFARALKHIHHYNDRGIPFTAWLYRIAHNVVVNFHRDNSRRPSVPLDEIETLPEPASQADHADADQRIDRARDRQRLLQAIRRLPQERQHLIVLKFVEQLSNAEIGQIMNRSEGAVKSLYHRTLLQLREIMDEPEHPRTP from the coding sequence ATGCCTACGCTCACATCATCTCCTACGCGTGAGGCCGAGCCGAATGCCCTGACCGCGACGCAGTCAGACCACGCGACGGCCAACCCATTCGCCGCCGAAAGCGACCAGGCGCTGGCCCGGCGCGCAAGGACAGACCGCGAGGCATTCGGCGCCCTCTACGAGCGCCACGTTGCGGCGATCTACCGCTACGTCTTCTATCGCGTCGGCAGCGTAGAGGATGCCGAAGACCTGACGGCGCGCGTGTTTGCCCGCGCGCTGAAGCACATCCACCATTACAACGACCGCGGCATACCGTTCACGGCCTGGCTGTATCGCATCGCGCACAACGTGGTGGTCAACTTCCATCGCGACAACAGCCGTCGCCCTTCTGTGCCGCTCGATGAAATAGAGACGCTGCCCGAGCCGGCTTCCCAAGCAGACCATGCGGACGCCGATCAGCGCATTGACCGCGCGCGCGATCGTCAGCGGCTGCTCCAAGCCATTCGCCGATTGCCCCAGGAGCGACAACATCTGATCGTGCTCAAGTTCGTCGAACAATTGTCGAACGCCGAAATCGGCCAGATCATGAACCGCAGCGAAGGCGCCGTTAAATCGCTGTATCACCGCACATTGCTGCAATTGCGCGAGATCATGGACGAACCGGAGCACCCACGCACACCGTAA
- a CDS encoding PAS domain-containing sensor histidine kinase has protein sequence MNTALVIGVIAVSFLVITILLTQLRRALDRATRLSDAIRQLRRELDTTREELARCQEAKEALGEAVFDPVIFVDNRQQITACNHAADRLGICKVGHSLIEAARSHELDSLASDTIAGRTELPRQFALHNHLFRAQAARFTDGAVIVLRDVSELQRLGRARRDFVANISHELRTPLTAMSLLLDTFRAESANITPAQQRLLAQMQDQTESLTQLVQELSELTQIESGQMPMRMLRASLYDVVNAAIIRLSPQAERAGLRMINAVPEAQRGLFDPDQIRRVLSNLLHNAIKFTPQGQITVFVLTDEEAEQQLQRLRADPNGIHLTAQDVLIVGVRDTGVGIPHEELPRIFERFYKVDRARGQGGTGLGLAIAKHIVEAHGGRIWAESTLGKGTTFYFTVPRED, from the coding sequence ATGAACACGGCTTTGGTGATCGGCGTCATTGCTGTTTCGTTTCTCGTCATCACCATTCTGCTCACGCAACTCAGGCGCGCGCTGGACAGAGCGACGCGCCTGAGCGATGCCATCCGGCAGTTGCGCCGAGAGCTCGACACGACCCGCGAAGAGCTTGCACGATGCCAAGAAGCTAAAGAAGCGCTGGGCGAAGCGGTGTTCGATCCGGTCATCTTCGTGGACAATCGCCAGCAGATCACGGCGTGCAATCACGCCGCCGACCGGCTCGGGATTTGCAAAGTCGGCCACAGCCTGATCGAAGCGGCCCGCTCGCATGAGCTGGATAGCCTGGCCAGCGACACGATCGCCGGGCGCACCGAACTGCCGCGCCAGTTTGCCCTGCACAACCACCTGTTCCGCGCACAAGCCGCCCGCTTCACCGACGGCGCGGTGATTGTGCTGCGCGACGTGAGCGAACTACAACGCCTGGGCCGCGCCCGGCGCGACTTCGTCGCCAACATCTCACACGAGCTGCGCACTCCGCTCACCGCCATGAGCCTCTTGCTCGACACCTTTCGCGCCGAATCAGCCAACATCACACCTGCGCAACAACGCCTGCTCGCACAGATGCAAGACCAGACCGAGTCGCTCACCCAGTTGGTGCAGGAGCTTTCGGAGTTAACGCAGATCGAGTCCGGCCAAATGCCGATGCGCATGCTGCGCGCCTCACTGTATGATGTCGTCAACGCGGCCATCATCCGTCTGTCGCCGCAGGCCGAACGGGCCGGGTTGCGCATGATCAACGCCGTCCCCGAAGCGCAGCGCGGCTTGTTCGACCCAGACCAGATCCGACGTGTGCTCTCCAACCTACTGCACAACGCAATCAAGTTCACGCCGCAGGGCCAGATCACGGTTTTCGTCCTTACGGACGAGGAAGCCGAACAACAGCTTCAAAGGCTGCGCGCCGATCCCAACGGCATCCATTTGACCGCACAGGATGTGCTGATCGTCGGCGTGCGCGACACGGGCGTCGGCATCCCGCACGAGGAGTTGCCGCGCATCTTCGAACGCTTCTACAAAGTGGATCGCGCACGCGGCCAAGGCGGCACCGGCCTCGGCCTGGCCATCGCCAAACATATCGTCGAAGCGCACGGTGGGCGCATCTGGGCCGAAAGCACGTTGGGCAAAGGGACGACCTTCTACTTCACCGTGCCGCGCGAGGACTAA
- a CDS encoding noncanonical pyrimidine nucleotidase, YjjG family protein — translation MADSPVRTRKYQAVLFDLDGTLRANQPEGFEAFVEYAGRVGIALTEEQIKICEREAHRYWASDRVDADMARYDQRGFWVNYNQILLNAMNVARDCADCAHRIQDLFDGYDPQDVVFADTRPVLQALHDAGYTLGLVSNREAPLEPFAEQYGIRQFFAFMLSAGQAGCYKPDPRIFYRALELAGNVPPSKAVYIGDNFFADVIGALNVGMDAILIDPRNVFERYYTMRVRRLRDVLSLIETRQAESNAR, via the coding sequence ATGGCTGATTCCCCTGTACGCACCCGAAAGTACCAAGCTGTGCTCTTCGACCTAGATGGCACCCTGCGCGCAAACCAGCCCGAAGGCTTCGAAGCATTCGTGGAATACGCCGGGCGGGTGGGCATCGCCCTCACCGAAGAGCAGATCAAGATCTGCGAGCGCGAAGCGCATCGCTACTGGGCTAGCGATCGCGTGGATGCCGACATGGCGCGTTACGACCAGCGCGGCTTTTGGGTGAACTACAACCAGATTCTGCTCAACGCCATGAACGTCGCGCGCGACTGCGCGGATTGCGCCCATCGCATCCAGGACTTGTTCGACGGATACGACCCACAAGATGTGGTGTTCGCCGACACACGCCCGGTGTTGCAGGCGCTCCACGACGCCGGCTACACGCTCGGCCTGGTGTCGAACCGCGAAGCGCCGCTCGAACCATTTGCGGAGCAATACGGCATTCGCCAGTTCTTCGCGTTCATGCTCTCGGCTGGCCAGGCCGGTTGCTACAAGCCGGATCCGCGCATCTTTTATCGCGCGCTGGAGCTGGCCGGCAACGTCCCACCGTCGAAAGCCGTGTATATCGGCGACAACTTCTTCGCCGACGTGATCGGCGCGTTAAACGTCGGCATGGACGCGATCTTGATTGACCCGCGCAACGTGTTCGAGCGCTACTACACGATGCGCGTCAGGCGCCTGAGAGACGTGCTCAGCTTGATCGAAACGCGCCAGGCCGAGAGCAACGCGCGCTGA
- a CDS encoding peptidase S41, translated as MDTRAHFALPCASAGLALMLAFAGLDAPLPLGASSPAAPPAQSLRATPAPPPFVTARATARQQRIFRRLWRIVNERYVYPNFNGFDWQAARAEINRRISAGITDETFYEAMRDLIAGLNDGHSHFLSPDEAREEDAAYKGDGAYTGIGIVSAVNTARGYIYVLTVMPNSPAERAGIQPHDHVLEIDGRPSVNAAGEPQLHLLRGDAKTTVSLRVRTPGQAPRLVTLQRDVVTSTQRIEHRLLTGDTGDLRIGYLNVPSLFEADVLPRSYEAIRDLMRGGALDGFILDLRTNGGGTYDNLRGLLAIFTSGDVGEFVTRRGATTPMRVRPSPLGNSQQVPLVVLISAETASFAEVLAGALQARRRATLIGQPTAGNVEVLLAHNFEDGSRLWLAEETFRLPDGKTWEGEGLTPDIRIPLGWDEYTAEDDPVLGAALEYFASR; from the coding sequence ATGGACACGCGAGCCCATTTCGCCTTGCCCTGCGCATCGGCCGGCTTGGCCCTCATGCTCGCTTTCGCCGGGCTGGACGCGCCGCTGCCGTTAGGCGCATCCAGCCCTGCAGCGCCGCCGGCTCAATCGCTTCGCGCGACACCTGCGCCGCCTCCCTTCGTCACTGCCCGGGCCACCGCGCGCCAACAACGCATCTTCCGCAGACTGTGGCGCATTGTCAACGAACGCTACGTTTATCCCAACTTTAACGGCTTCGATTGGCAGGCCGCGCGCGCTGAGATCAACCGGCGCATCAGCGCCGGCATCACGGACGAGACATTCTACGAGGCCATGCGCGACCTGATCGCCGGCCTGAACGACGGGCATTCGCATTTCCTCTCGCCCGACGAAGCCAGAGAGGAAGATGCGGCATACAAGGGCGACGGCGCCTACACCGGCATCGGCATTGTGAGCGCAGTGAACACGGCGCGCGGTTACATCTACGTGCTGACGGTGATGCCCAACAGCCCCGCAGAGCGCGCCGGCATCCAACCTCACGATCACGTGCTTGAGATAGATGGCCGGCCATCCGTGAACGCCGCCGGAGAGCCGCAGCTCCATCTACTGCGCGGCGATGCCAAGACGACGGTCAGCCTGCGCGTGCGCACGCCCGGCCAGGCGCCTCGCCTAGTTACGCTGCAGCGCGACGTAGTGACGAGCACCCAGCGCATCGAGCACCGACTACTCACCGGCGACACCGGCGACCTGCGCATCGGCTACCTCAACGTGCCATCGCTGTTCGAGGCCGACGTGCTCCCGCGTTCCTACGAAGCAATCCGCGACCTGATGAGGGGCGGGGCGCTGGATGGGTTCATCCTTGACCTGCGCACCAATGGCGGAGGCACCTATGATAACTTGCGCGGCTTGCTCGCGATCTTCACCAGCGGCGATGTGGGCGAGTTCGTCACGCGCCGTGGCGCGACAACGCCGATGCGCGTCCGCCCATCGCCCCTTGGCAATTCGCAGCAAGTGCCCCTGGTGGTGCTCATCAGCGCTGAAACAGCATCCTTCGCCGAGGTGCTGGCCGGCGCGCTACAAGCTCGCAGACGCGCTACGCTGATCGGCCAGCCCACCGCCGGCAACGTCGAGGTTTTGCTCGCACACAACTTCGAGGATGGCTCACGGCTGTGGCTGGCTGAGGAGACCTTTCGGCTGCCGGACGGAAAGACGTGGGAAGGCGAGGGGTTGACGCCAGACATACGGATCCCGCTCGGCTGGGATGAGTACACGGCAGAGGACGATCCCGTGCTCGGCGCGGCCCTTGAGTATTTCGCATCGCGATGA